A segment of the uncultured Desulfobulbus sp. genome:
AAGACCGTGAAGCTGGCTTCTGCTAAATACCTGGACAACCTGCCCACCACCGGTAATGAGCTGGGCCAATCCTTCCGCGATCTGGAACTGGAGAAGGAGCTGTTGGAAGAGGCGCAGAAACTGGGCCTGGGCGCTCAGTTTGGTGGCAAATACTTTGCCCACGATATTCGTGTGATCCGTATGTCCCGCCACGGCGCCTCCTGTCCGGTGGGCATGGGCGTTTCCTGTTCTGCGGACCGCAATATCAAAGCGAAGATTAACAAAGATGGTTTGTGGATTGAGCAGATGGATGCAGATCCTGGCCGTCTGATTCCTGCGGAGTACCGTGATCGTAAGGGTGGGCACCAGGTCACCATCGATCTCAATCAGCCGATTAAAAATGTGTTGGCCGAGCTGACCAAACACCCGGTTTCAACGGTGCTCTCGCTCACTGGTACCATTATCGTTGGTCGTGATATTGCCCACGCCAAATGGAAAGAGCTGCTTGATGCCGGTAAACCCTTGCCCGAGTATCTCAAAAACCATCCGGTTTACTACGCTGGTCCTGCCAAAACGCCTGAAGGGAAGCCCTCTGGTTCTTTTGGTCCGACAACCGCTGGACGTATGGATAGCTATGTTGGCCTGTTCCAGAAAAACGGTGGCTCCATGGTCATGATTGCCAAGGGGAACCGTTCTCAGCAGGTCACCGATGCCTGTCAGGAATTCGGCGGTTTCTATCTGGGCTCCATCGGTGGACCGGCTGCCCTGCTGGCCGAGGAGAATATCAAGAAAGTCGAGTGTATCGATTATCCTGAGTTGGGTATGGAAGCTGTCTGGAAAATCGAAGTGGTCAACTTCCCCGCCTTTATTCTGGTGGATGACAAAGGGAACGACTTCTTCGACGGTTTGCTGTAAGCAGCCAACGACAGTGAACGCCTCGTAAGAGGCTTATCGCAAGCATGTTGAATAGACCGGCAGCGGGAGTGAACCCCGTTGCCGGTTTTTTATCTAGTGTCCGTTCAGAAACGGTCTTTTTGTTCAATTTCGGCGTTATGCTTAAAATTTTATCCTCGGAATATTCGTCATATGCCTGTGGTAAAATTTTGCGCACGCCTTGAACTTGAACAAAAATCCTCATTTCTGAGCAGACCCTACTACAAGGGTGGAGCATGGACGATCTAAAAACCTCGGAAGCCTGGCGTATCTTTCGAATTCAGGCGGAACTCATCGATGGCATTGAAACCTTGAATGATCTCGGTCCGGCCGTTTCCATCTTTGGTGGGGCTCGTTTTGCCGGGGATTCGGAGTATTGTGTTGCGGCCCAAGAAACAGCTACCCTGCTCACCAAGATGGAGCTTGCGGTCATAACGGGTGGGGGGCCAGGGATTATGGAGGCGGCCTCACGCGGTTGTTACGAGGCTGGGGGGACTTCGGTGGGGCTCAATATTATTCTGCCTCGTGAGCAACACCCCAACCATTTTCAAAATCGCAGTCTGACCTTTCGTTATTTTTTCATTCGAAAACTGATGTTTGTTCGCTATGCCATGGGCTATGTAATTTTTCCCGGTGGTTTCGGAACGATGGACGAATTTTTTGAATCACTCACTCTGATGCAGACCAAAAAAATTCGCCGCTTTCCCATCATCCTTTATGGAACTGACTACTGGAGGGGGCTGGTTGAATGGATTCGCGCCCAACTGTTACCCCATAAATCCATCGCTGAGGAAGACATGGAGCTGTTTCATCTGGTCGATTCGCCCAAAGAAGTGGCAGATATTATGCGAGAATACATCGACCAGTGCCAGCAGTATGAGGGAGAGCAACGGCGAAGCAGCTTTTAAGGGCTGTAGAGTTTCCAATGTCTTGAGACCAGGATACGGAAAATTAAGCTTTTTTTATCGAAATAATACATGTTTGCCATGCAAAGGTGAGTGTCTTTTAAAGCGAGAAAGAATAGATTATGAATCCAGATTTATTGAACATTTTCTGATTATTTCGGATTTAGGGGAGCCCCTCGAAATCCTCCAAGAGAGGAGGAAATCAAAAGGTTCTGTAGCCAGCAATCGTGATATCGACGGCCATTCAACTGTTCGGATGGACTTTTCAATCCAGCATGTTGTTTCA
Coding sequences within it:
- a CDS encoding fumarate hydratase, with product MAGFVYQDPFPLGKDETQFRLLEGSDKYVSTESVNGLEFLKVDPEGLKVLSNQAMREVSFRLRPAHNEQVAKIFADPESSRNDKEVAFAMLRNAEVAASYVLPVCQDTGTACVVAKKGENVFTGCNDAEMISAGVYTTYTEENLRYSQNAPVSMYEEVNTKTNLPAQIDIYATQGAEYKFLFLAKGGGSANKTYLYQETKALLNPGTLKKFLVEKMKTLGTAACPPYHIAFCIGGTSAETCLKTVKLASAKYLDNLPTTGNELGQSFRDLELEKELLEEAQKLGLGAQFGGKYFAHDIRVIRMSRHGASCPVGMGVSCSADRNIKAKINKDGLWIEQMDADPGRLIPAEYRDRKGGHQVTIDLNQPIKNVLAELTKHPVSTVLSLTGTIIVGRDIAHAKWKELLDAGKPLPEYLKNHPVYYAGPAKTPEGKPSGSFGPTTAGRMDSYVGLFQKNGGSMVMIAKGNRSQQVTDACQEFGGFYLGSIGGPAALLAEENIKKVECIDYPELGMEAVWKIEVVNFPAFILVDDKGNDFFDGLL
- a CDS encoding TIGR00730 family Rossman fold protein, whose translation is MDDLKTSEAWRIFRIQAELIDGIETLNDLGPAVSIFGGARFAGDSEYCVAAQETATLLTKMELAVITGGGPGIMEAASRGCYEAGGTSVGLNIILPREQHPNHFQNRSLTFRYFFIRKLMFVRYAMGYVIFPGGFGTMDEFFESLTLMQTKKIRRFPIILYGTDYWRGLVEWIRAQLLPHKSIAEEDMELFHLVDSPKEVADIMREYIDQCQQYEGEQRRSSF